The Zygotorulaspora mrakii chromosome 3, complete sequence genome includes a region encoding these proteins:
- the NMD2 gene encoding Nmd2p (similar to Saccharomyces cerevisiae NMD2 (YHR077C); ancestral locus Anc_5.363) encodes MDDERRLQLRELNLRAWSGLEVAPEKERKFDSSIKRNTGFIKKLKQGITKDSKASLLKDLREVSLEKYLSEIINTAYEGLSNVSNKNEDVVAAVEVISGLHQRFGHTFTSKLLGLFLNNFANPIDTLFVEKEEPPRIIRLKANLRVFTELYLVGVFTTLNDIESKSDLPMFIQKKFSKKEPLLSSILKEVLSYQFKVGYTAGIATSFIRKFPELFDSEKEGWSKLICEEELTTLLCTLFKVFMEAAFNKASELHKRTKKLMKEHEKCQIRTGKVTDSYLEEHDSLLPVFERFKLASFQLAEFFKVAPPVLETDIEPQAVNEPSVTAVISNASVVSGKRGPWENEDARKFYEVLPNVEDIYKEYTNNKTEASGSIINDFFISLENAETKEMIDQAAVDYWKNSLDNKATRKRFVKFLIETHDWSKLSLYARFLATNGIYFSDIIEEIISYLDSGFRHQLHSNRINVKNIIFFSEMVKFMMIPTFMIFHKIRTLLLNLQVPNNIEILTVVFENLGIFLINKPEFRSHMEKMTDLINDKKKDRQLNMNLKASLENLLNLVYPPSVSELNADTEPLSAEQHFYHILLRRELGNFPLKYTVKLLRKADWRDQKTHKTLFELFSQPEYVSYQHIQFLAHLLKELYNYHKNFAIMCIDQVLESVERGLEINDYSQNMRRIAQAKYLTEIYNHELIGPLVLVDTIYHVMKFRHTESQPYLFSPNEFDPPDNYFRIQLMTTILLNVTRTPAAFASKLLLLLRFLEYYTFTKTQPLPNETQFKIEGTFKKYGGLIIPNLERSSTILESATRLSQSMASNKLTNDTKEDVPKKDLTKEDLTKDNRAEDAVNDGNSQEDSEIEEDDDYKSDGTAAEECVYPAHDDENEEESSLVEDGDDDGVEREEYESVEYENEVEDEDEEEDDDEEEDYDEDEDEDDDDEGDEDEDEDEDEAEDEDEDEDEDEDEDEDEDEDEDEDEDEDDDEDERDEDDNYRDIEAERKIERKRIYDQFQNRLQDKEECKVEAELEKQFQQIMSESIDSRKNEKIATCNIPTSIAVGGDFARPTILRRGDDQESNQPQKVAFTFLSKSGKKTQSRKLELPSNVDFVSGVIEEGEKLKNEREKIKNIVLQRTFD; translated from the exons ATGGAT GATGAGAGAAGATTGCAGCTACGTGAGCTAAATTTGAGGGCCTGGAGTGGCTTGGAGGTAGCTCcagaaaaggaaaggaaATTTGATTCCAGCATCAAACGTAATACGGGATTTataaaaaagttgaagcaAGGAATCACGAAGGACTCCAAGGCATCGTTGCTCAAGGATTTGAGAGAAGTGTCTTTGGAGAAGTATTTGTCAGAAATCATTAACACTGCATATGAAGGATTGTCTAACGTTTCTAACAAGAATGAAGATGTAGTGGCCGCTGTCGAAGTCATAAGCGGACTGCATCAAAGATTTGGCCATACTTTCACCAGTAAGTTATTGggattgtttttgaataacTTCGCCAATCCTATTGATACCttatttgttgaaaaagaggAACCTCCCAGGATAATCAGGTTGAAAGCAAATCTACGCGTATTCACTGAGTTGTATTTAGTTGGCGTGTTCACAACATTAAATGATATCGAATCAAAATCTGATTTACCCATGTTTATACAAAAGAAGTTCTCTAAGAAGGAGCCACTCCTCTCCAgtattttgaaagaagttTTAAGCTATCAATTCAAAGTAGGATATACCGCCGGCATTGCTACTTCATTTATACGGAAGTTCCCAGAGCTTTTCGATAGCGAGAAGGAAGGTTGGAGCAAACTTATATGTGAGGAAGAATTGACAACTTTATTGTGCACACTATTCAAGGTGTTTATGGAAGCAGCTTTCAACAAAGCTTCGGAGCTACATAAAAGAACCAAGAAGCTCATGAAAGAACATGAAAAGTGTCAAATTCGTACCGGTAAAGTCACCGATTCGTATCTTGAGGAGCATGATTCGTTGCTACctgtatttgaaagattcaaattGGCAAGTTTTCAACTGGCCGAATTCTTTAAAGTCGCACCTCCCGTGCTCGAAACGGATATCGAGCCGCAAGCTGTCAATGAACCTTCCGTTACTGCAGTAATATCCAATGCGTCGGTGGTTTCAGGTAAAAGGGGCCCGTGGGAGAATGAGGATGCAAGAAAATTTTACGAGGTGTTGCCCAATGTTGAAGACATATACAAAGAATATACCAACAACAAAACTGAAGCAAGTGGCTCAATTATCAAcgactttttcatttctttggaaaatgcCGAAACAAAGGAAATGATAGACCAGGCAGCCGTTGATTATTGGAAGAACAGTCTGGATAATAAAGCAACGCGAAAAAgatttgtaaaatttttaatAGAAACACATGACTGGAGCAAATTAAGTCTCTATGCTAGATTCTTAGCAACCAATGGTATCTATTTTTCCGACATAATTGAAGAGATTATTTCCTATTTAGACAGCGGCTTCAGGCATCAACTTCATTCGAATAGGATAAACGTTAAAAACATAATCTTCTTCAGCGAGATGGTTAAGTTTATGATGATACCAACATTTATGATCTTTCACAAAATAAGAACAttacttttgaatttacaAGTGCCGAATAATATTGAAATCTTGACCGtggtatttgaaaatttgggGATATTTCTGATAAATAAACCTGAGTTCCGGTCACATATGGAAAAGATGACGGATTTAATAAACGATAAGAAGAAAGACAGACAACTTAAcatgaatttgaaagcaaGTTTGGAAAACTTGCTGAATCTTGTTTACCCACCTTCAGTGAGCGAACTGAACGCTGATACTGAACCCCTTTCAGCTGAGCAACATTTCTACCATATACTTCTGCGAAGAGAGCTAGGAAATTTTCCCTTGAAATACACTGTGAAATTGCTGCGCAAAGCGGATTGGAGAGATCAGAAAACGCATAAAACATTATTCGAGCTATTCTCACAACCTGAATATGTGAGTTATCAacatattcaatttctaGCGCATTTGTTAAAGGAATTATACAACTATCATAAAAACTTTGCCATTATGTGCATTGATCAGGTCTTGGAAAGTGTGGAAAGAGGGCTAGAGATTAATGATTACAGCCAAAATATGCGCCGGATTGCTCAGGCCAAATACCTTACTGAAATCTACAATCATGAACTTATAGGGCCCCTAGTTTTAGTGGATACTATTTACCATGTTATGAAATTCCGTCATACAGAATCACAGCCGTATCTATTCTCACCAAATGAGTTTGATCCACCCGACAACTATTTTAGAATTCAGCTGATGACCACTATATTACTAAATGTAACCAGAACTCCTGCGGCATTTGCAAGTAAGCTTCTTTTACTTTTAAGGTTTCTCGAATACTACACCTTTACCAAAACTCAGCCGCTTCCAAATGAAACGCAGTTCAAGATTGAAGGAACCTTTAAAAAATACGGTGGTCTGATCATACCAAATTTAGAGAGATCCTCGACTATTTTAGAAAGTGCTACCAGGCTTTCCCAGTCAATGGCTTCAAATAAGTTGACCAATGATACGAAGGAAGATgtgccaaaaaaagatttaacaaaagaagatctAACAAAAGACAACAGAGCTGAGGATGCAGTCAACGATGGCAACTCCCAGGAGGATTCTGAAatcgaagaagatgatgactACAAAAGTGATGGCACTGCGGCTGAGGAATGCGTTTACCCTGCACATGATGATGAGaacgaagaagaatcaaGTCTGGTAGAGGATGGTGACGACGATGGCGTTGAAAGGGAGGAATATGAAAGtgttgaatatgaaaatgaagttgaggatgaagacgaagaagaagatgacgatgaggaagaagattacgatgaagacgaagatgaagatgatgatgacgagggagacgaagatgaggatgaggatgaagatgaagctgaagatgaagatgaagatgaagatgaagatgaagatgaagatgaagatgaggatgaagatgaggatgaagatgaagacgaggatgacgatgaagatgagcGCGACGAAGATGACAACTACAGAGATATTGAGGCGgagagaaaaattgagagaaaaagaatatatgaccaatttcaaaacaggCTGCAGGATAAAGAGGAATGCAAAGTAGAGGCAGAATTGGAGAAACAATTTCAGCAAATAATGTCTGAGTCAATAGATTCCagaaaaaacgaaaaaatcGCAACCTGTAATATTCCCACATCAATTGCAGTAGGCGGAGATTTTGCTAGACCCACTATTTTGCGTCGCGGAGATGACCAGGAGTCGAACCAACCTCAAAAGGTAGCATTTACATTTTTGAGTAAATCGGGCAAGAAAACCCAATCACGGAAATTAGAGTTACCTTCAAATGTTGATTTTGTCTCTGGAGTCATCGAAGAAGGTgagaagctgaaaaatgagcgtgaaaaaataaagaacaTCGTTTTGCAGCGAACATTCGACTGA
- the UTP4 gene encoding small subunit rRNA maturation protein UTP4 (similar to Saccharomyces cerevisiae UTP4 (YDR324C); ancestral locus Anc_5.366) codes for MTGQDSMVVHRSRFIDISTGNITALAFSHKSSTTKMTPSDLRLALGRSNGDIEIWNPRENWFQEMVIRSGKDRSIEGLCWRNVSGEPLRLFSIGGSTVVTEWNLATGLPLKNYDCNAGVIWSIARNESQDKLAVGCDNGTVVIIDISGGPGSLEHASILMRQEARILSLTWNRDDYLIGGCSDGRIRIWSVQKNSENSGRLLHTMRVDKAKNESTLVWSILYLPKLNQIVSGDSTGSVKFWDFHYATLAQSFKTHTADVLCLASDANDEYVFSAGVDRKIYHFSHSLSKSQSSNRWVNTSNRLIHGNDVRAMCSYQSKGADFLVSGGVEKTLIISSLSSFSDGKYRKLPPFARFNENILINKEQRFVVMWQESIVKIWIIGSEFSSPKNYRLVCKLVLKDEQSITTCAMSPDGQVLIVARPSSTKLFHLQPTGSKLRVTKLDNEALLNTGCKHVKFIDNSRIAACSSQDEFFVLDLESENDEEIEPIELPEVSQTRSSLKVPFLNSINCLEVSGNYSVVARGCGAIDLVDLTTMKSKSLFRLMNFVTAVRINVERNAVVIAAADNKIYEVNILNEKESDGGLLTEWSKINTDNLPRQLEISSEKCNGIFYDPKDMSKMWIWSPAWLSRFDLSVNLPLNSRKKQKKHTRDGLTITDESNFLNDADEEDDENDLHVSESIDIPSSTTGKYKFDGTSKDTVDSKAFYFTDKFKPILFADIISENEIFVVERPTSLVNPSQGAYDLPKLVF; via the coding sequence ATGACAGGACAAGATTCTATGGTTGTGCATAGGTCAAGGTTTATTGATATTTCGACAGGAAATATCACTGCGCTCGCATTTTCGCATAAATCGAGCACTACGAAGATGACGCCGTCTGATCTACGATTGGCGCTTGGTAGATCTAATGGTGATATAGAGATTTGGAATCCACGTGAGAACTGGTTTCAGGAGATGGTAATACGCTCTGGTAAGGACAGATCAATTGAGGGTTTGTGTTGGAGAAATGTTTCCGGGGAGCCTTTAAGGCTTTTCTCTATCGGTGGTTCGACGGTAGTGACGGAGTGGAATTTAGCTACGGGATTACCTCTGAAGAATTATGATTGTAATGCAGGTGTTATATGGTCTATTGCAAGAAATGAATCTCAGGACAAGCTTGCGGTAGGGTGTGACAATGGTACAGTAGTCATAATTGATATCTCCGGTGGTCCAGGTTCTTTGGAACATGCTTCGATTTTAATGAGACAGGAGGCTAGGATCTTATCCCTTACTTGGAATAGGGATGATTATCTTATTGGAGGCTGCTCTGACGGTAGGATTAGGATCTGGTCTGTTCagaaaaattcagaaaatTCAGGAAGACTATTGCATACGATGAGGGTTGATAAAGCAAAAAACGAGTCCACATTGGTATGGTCGATCTTATACTTACCAAAACTTAATCAAATTGTCTCTGGTGACTCAACAGGTTCCGTGAAATTTTGGGACTTTCATTACGCCACGCTAGCTCAATCGTTCAAAACGCATACAGCTGATGTTCTTTGTCTAGCCTCGGATGCTAATGATGAATATGTTTTCAGCGCAGGTGTCGATAGGAAGatatatcatttttctcacTCTTTGTCCAAGAGCCAAAGCAGCAATCGTTGGGTAAATACATCAAATAGATTGATACATGGAAATGATGTGAGAGCCATGTGCTCTTATCAGTCCAAAGGCGCTGATTTCTTAGTTTCTGGTGGTGTTGAGAAAACTTTGATTATTAGTTCCTTATCCTCGTTTTCTGATGGTAAATATAGAAAATTGCCACCCTTTGCACGCTTCAATGAGAATATCTTGATCAATAAAGAACAAAGATTTGTTGTTATGTGGCAGGAATCTATTGTGAAAATATGGATTATTGGTAGTGAGTTCAGTTCCCCCAAGAATTATAGGTTGGTTTGCAAACTAGTGTTAAAAGATGAACAGAGCATCACCACATGTGCAATGTCTCCCGATGGACAAGTACTTATAGTTGCAAGACCATCATCTACAAAGTTGTTCCATCTTCAACCCACTGGCTCTAAATTAAGAGTTACAAAGTTGGATAATGAGGCTCTTCTGAATACAGGATGTAAGCATGTTAAATTTATAGACAATTCGAGGATTGCAGCTTGTTCATCACAAGATGAGTTTTTTGTACTAGATTTGGAATCAgaaaatgatgaggaaaTTGAACCCATAGAATTGCCAGAAGTTTCTCAAACTAGGAGTAGTCTCAAAGTACCATTTTTAAACAGCATAAATTGTCTGGAGGTCAGTGGCAATTACTCAGTCGTAGCAAGGGGTTGCGGGGCTATTGATCTAGTAGACCTCACaacaatgaaatcaaaatcgtTGTTTCGTCTCATGAACTTTGTAACCGCAGTCAGAATTAATGTCGAAAGAAACGCGGTAGTAATAGCAGCGGCCGATAACAAAATATATGAAGTGAACATActaaatgaaaaggaaagcGATGGAGGCCTTCTGACTGAGTGGTCTAAAATAAATACGGACAACCTTCCCAGACAACTAGAAATTTCATCTGAAAAATGTAATGGAATATTTTATGATCCCAAAGATATGAGCAAAATGTGGATTTGGAGTCCAGCTTGGCTCTCAAGATTTGATTTATCCGTCAATCTGCCACTTAATTCCAgaaagaagcaaaaaaaacataCTCGGGATGGATTAACCATTACAGATGAGAGTAATTTTCTTAACGATGCAGATGAggaggatgatgaaaatgatctCCACGTTTCAGAATCAATAGATATTCCTTCATCCACTACGGGTAAATACAAATTTGATGGGACGAGTAAAGACACTGTAGACAGTAAGGCCTTCTATTTCACAGATAAATTCAAACCAATTCTTTTCGCTGATATTATatctgaaaatgaaatattcgTTGTTGAAAGACCAACAAGTTTAGTTAATCCAAGTCAAGGAGCGTACGATTTACCAAAATTGGTATTCTAA
- the TIM11 gene encoding F1F0 ATP synthase subunit e (similar to Saccharomyces cerevisiae TIM11 (YDR322C- A); ancestral locus Anc_5.361), producing MSTVNVLRYSALGLGLFFGLQTDIGLKKAASKKQQQEAYDNKMKLVEEAKAEYAKLNPAESKEAAPASKAGEIKSINLEDPNADFGSVILQAVDSLKN from the coding sequence ATGTCTACTGTCAACGTTTTGAGATATTCAGCTTTGGGATTGggtcttttttttggacTACAAACCGACATTGGGTTGAAGAAAGCAGCTTCCAAAAAACAGCAACAGGAAGCGTACGACAATAAGATGAAGCTTGTGGAGGAGGCCAAAGCAGAGTATGCCAAGCTGAATCCTGCAGAGAGCAAGGAAGCTGCACCAGCCTCCAAGGCAGGTGAAATCAAGTCAATCAATTTGGAAGACCCAAATGCGGATTTCGGTTCAGTTATTCTGCAAGCAGTCGACTCGCTAAAGAACTGA
- the PTC7 gene encoding type 2C protein phosphatase PTC7 (similar to Saccharomyces cerevisiae PTC7 (YHR076W); ancestral locus Anc_5.362), with translation MFVPVGLRSARASLNGPWQSMLLFVVVSAVVLVFAGLILIPLESNGYALYAGIGVNNCYRVAKRYFLSGNGSSGSGNGGGSNNGQGTDILSGQFSYKTAVAYQPKDRDDPIYRKLKTSVSSPTGEDNFFVAVNGPHDVYAGIADGVGGWAEHGYDSSAISRELCNAIGEYSSMLGTVKNGFDVYTPKSLIQKGYDKIRKDEIVKVGGTTSLVAHFRSNGILEVANLGDSWCGVFRENRLIFQTKFQTVGFNAPYQLAVIPKDLLEKAKRSGSSYIQNSPSDADEYVFQLAKGDVVMLATDGVTDNIGYQDMELFWGDHKKEVEMNLQQVSKKFVDNVVKLSKDPNYPSVFAQEISKLSGKTYTGGKEDDITLVVVTVN, from the coding sequence ATGTTTGTTCCTGTGGGATTGAGGTCTGCAAGGGCCAGTCTTAACGGACCATGGCAAAGTATGTTGCTGTTTGTTGTAGTTTCTGCAGTCGTGTTAGTGTTTGCTGGACTTATACTAATACCTTTGGAATCCAATGGATATGCGTTGTATGCAGGAATAGGAGTGAATAATTGCTACAGAGTAGCCAAGCGATATTTTTTGTCGGGAAATGGCAGTAGCGGCAGCGGAAATGGAGGTGGAAGTAATAACGGGCAGGGAACGGATATCCTCAGTGGCCAGTTCAGCTACAAGACAGCTGTGGCTTACCAGCCCAAGGATAGAGATGATCCGATATATAGGAAACTGAAAACGAGCGTGTCATCGCCAACCGGAGAGGACAACTTCTTTGTTGCTGTGAATGGCCCGCACGACGTGTATGCAGGCATCGCAGATGGAGTCGGTGGCTGGGCAGAGCACGGTTATGACTCCAGTGCCATTTCTAGGGAACTTTGCAATGCGATAGGCGAGTATAGTTCCATGCTGGGAACAGTCAAAAACGGTTTTGATGTATACACCCCGAAAAGTTTGATACAAAAGGGCTATGATAAAATCAGGAAAGACGAGATAGTAAAAGTTGGTGGTACCACATCCCTGGTAGCACATTTTCGTAGTAATGGTATTTTGGAAGTTGCCAATCTTGGGGATTCCTGGTGCGGCGTCTTCAGAGAGAACCGATTAATCTTCCAAACTAAATTCCAAACCGTCGGATTCAATGCGCCCTATCAATTAGCGGTTATTCCAAAAGATTTGCTTGAAAAAGCTAAGAGAAGTGGTAGTTCgtatattcaaaattctccGTCAGACGCGGACGAGTATGTTTTCCAGTTGGCGAAGGGCGATGTTGTTATGCTTGCAACAGACGGAGTAACCGATAATATTGGTTATCAGGATATGGAACTGTTTTGGGGAGATCACAAGAAAGAAGTAGAAATGAATTTGCAACaggtttcaaaaaaatttgttgataatgTTGTCAAATTGAGCAAAGATCCAAACTATCCGAGTGTTTTTGCTCAAGAAATCTCAAAATTGTCTGGTAAAACGTATACCGGAGGTAAAGAGGACGATATTACATTGGTAGTAGTTACGGTTAATTGA
- a CDS encoding uncharacterized protein (similar to Saccharomyces cerevisiae YHR078W; ancestral locus Anc_5.365), whose protein sequence is MEEYFVAFVLVVSAVVVYQCSYHIIWFKVGSLFDITMAPSKAIQSQEIPKWELNDSTFFYKLYSEYSISSHRIKNTVRILFSIAMVSYAMTVEIVLWQIRTAEVDQRADFLTKMVWPCVSILLSMLIILTQPFLIVLSLLNKFYKDRFDIERLLIYTCMLIAFLIACLSILSFGPFKYTKSMLTKISMVGITVMAFLSGVASISTLHYTFLFIKKRWFPTSVREDDRDLTANTSRALLWTGNDMINERIASFQQNIQEDLLILKKVENEKDGGSLPRRDQVVERIAESHLEIAKLEHRIQQSRKILLMKKAFHLSFLLYCLHKVIFTFTRSIPNIVGSWSTNRDSQSQESARGPSEWVADPLAITLAKVLDFLLFKFNYQYELDSLTKQISLLLSVSLFICSLSTVATTISIVITILPTKFRALAMYTMQSTEKGRELPKYRKEGNHNRKPPSIIKNLIVSELTGIYVVATVLSVRSNLPFEVSEKVNELLGQRFTVPNIVIDSWFDLIYAFSCIFTIAFMKIAERVLSK, encoded by the coding sequence ATGGAAGAATACTTTGTGGCATTTGTGCTGGTTGTTAGCGCGGTAGTGGTATATCAATGCTCCTATCATATAATATGGTTCAAAGTTGGGTCACTGTTTGACATTACAATGGCCCCATCTAAAGCCATACAGTCTCAGGAGATACCGAAATGGGAATTGAATGATAGCACATTTTTCTACAAACTTTACAGCGAATACTCGATATCTTCACATAGAATTAAAAATACTGTCAGGATTTTATTCTCAATTGCCATGGTGAGCTACGCCATGACGGTTGAGATTGTCCTCTGGCAGATAAGAACTGCAGAGGTTGATCAGAGGGCAGATTTTCTCACTAAGATGGTGTGGCCGTGTGTATCAATACTTTTGTCGATGTTGATCATTTTAACACAACCATTTTTAATTGTATTATCTCTGCTAAACAAGTTTTACAAGGACAGGTTCGATATCGAAAGACTTTTGATTTACACTTGCATGTTGATTGCATTTTTGATAGCTTGCTTGAGCATACTTAGCTTTGGACCCTTTAAATATACAAAAAGCATGTTAACAAAAATATCCATGGTTGGCATTACGGTTATGGCCTTCCTTTCAGGTGTTgcatcaatatcaacacTTCATTAtacttttttatttattaaaAAGAGATGGTTTCCAACGAGCGTCAGAGAAGACGATCGTGACTTAACTGCAAATACATCTAGGGCATTGCTATGGACCGGAAACGATATGATTAACGAACGAATTGCGAGCTTTCAGCAGAATATACAGGAAGACCTtctcattttgaaaaaagttgaaaacgAGAAAGATGGGGGGTCTCTTCCAAGAAGGGATCAAGTAGTTGAGAGGATTGCGGAATCTCATTTAGAAATTGCCAAACTAGAGCATAGAATTCAGCAGTCGCGTAAGATTTTACTAATGAAAAAAGCATTCCATTTATCATTCTTGTTGTATTGTTTGCATAAAGTCATATTTACGTTTACCAGGTCAATTCCCAATATTGTAGGGAGTTGGTCCACAAATCGAGATTCTCAAAGTCAGGAATCTGCCCGAGGACCTTCGGAATGGGTTGCAGATCCATTGGCGATTACCCTAGCAAAAGTACTTgactttcttctcttcaaattcaattacCAGTATGAGCTCGACTCCTTAACCAAACAGATATCACTGCTTCTTTCTGTGTCTCTTTTTATCTGCTCATTATCAACAGTGGCAACTACTATCTCGATTGTCATCACCATTTTACCAACCAAATTCAGAGCCCTGGCGATGTATACAATGCAGAGTACCGAGAAAGGAAGAGAATTACCTAAGTATAGAAAAGAAGGGAATCATAACCGGAAACCTCCGTcaataatcaaaaatttgatcgTATCCGAGTTAACAGGGATCTATGTTGTTGCAACTGTATTGTCCGTTCGCTCCAATCTACCGTTTGAAGTTTCGGAAAAAGTTAACGAGCTGCTTGGACAGAGATTTACTGTGCCTAACATTGTGATTGACTCCTGGTTCGACCTAATTTATGCTTTTTCGTGCATCTTCACCATTGCATTTATGAAGATAGCTGAACGGGTTTTATCCAAGTAA
- the PEP7 gene encoding phosphatidylinositol-3-phosphate binding protein (similar to Saccharomyces cerevisiae PEP7 (YDR323C); ancestral locus Anc_5.364) codes for MESEVLSEGHRPVRNNELECPVCSKTFDNLGQLNHHLDFDHGFDGDESKGGNGTSSGKFISQGEESLEADNKRVRHQNKLMIRNHWKKPSPEHQNCHVCKRPLNQINGCINCRKCGELFCKMDCRNVMRLNANAEYDPLNGRWVNCCYQCFIRRDGYNDYGSVVDLIDQFKTLRHKKNEDKKLMQLQLENRLVLLIDGISRILKKNGNGVFMSYRVSKEISLLERTVTAWKDDRAALNCPICSQSFGLTLRKHHCRLCGSIVCDNKTTNCSNQVPLAYLANAATDLPFKEFNPQTVDKDYSIRICSQCIHILYVGRKFRRDIEQPASILLARCESIYNLSQVISNIWPLLNSRLEEIENAQKQNASPNPALIAEATKLRKKLLRAVESYNILTRQISSMSPRNAAQKKIQQSFQIASSIFITEKILKLKSIPIISPRVNENRGSNESTPEVQKLSDIVFNDLTIKEIKVCREELMVLKEQKFLVESMIENAKKQRKFDEIAVLDRNLLELKGKIEEIQNRLGEQGFH; via the coding sequence ATGGAGTCAGAGGTATTATCTGAAGGCCATCGGCCGGTCAGAAATAATGAACTGGAGTGTCCAGTATGCTCCAAGACTTTTGACAATCTAGGGCAATTGAATCATCACCTAGATTTTGACCATGGATTTGATGGCGATGAAAGTAAGGGCGGTAACGGTACCTCTAGTGGCAAATTTATAAGTCAGGGGGAAGAAAGTCTTGAAGCTGATAACAAAAGGGTACGACATCAAAACAAACTAATGATCAGAAATCACTGGAAAAAACCAAGCCCAGAGCATCAGAATTGTCATGTGTGTAAAAGACCATTAAATCAAATCAATGGATGTATTAATTGTAGAAAATGTGGTGAGCTTTTTTGTAAGATGGACTGCAGAAATGTGATGCGCTTAAACGCAAATGCGGAATACGATCCTCTGAATGGTAGATGGGTCAATTGTTGCTACCAATGTTTTATTCGGAGAGATGGGTATAATGATTATGGATCCGTGGTTGATCTTATTGATCAGTTCAAGACACTAAGAcacaagaaaaatgaagacAAGAAATTAATGCAACTACAACTAGAAAATAGACTTGTATTACTTATTGATGGTATCAGCAGGAtactcaaaaaaaatggtaacGGTGTTTTTATGAGCTACCGTGTTTCCAAGGAAATATCGTTGTTAGAAAGAACTGTAACGGCATGGAAAGATGACCGAGCTGCATTGAACTGTCCGATTTGCTCTCAGTCGTTCGGATTAACACTTCGAAAACACCACTGCAGATTATGCGGCAGTATTGTTTGTGATAATAAGACCACGAACTGCTCGAACCAAGTACCTTTGGCGTATTTGGCTAATGCTGCTACTGATTTGCCTTTTAAAGAGTTTAACCCGCAAACAGTTGACAAAGACTATTCAATACGAATATGTTCTCAATGCATTCACATTTTGTATGTTGGCAGAAAATTCAGAAGAGATATAGAACAACCCGCATCCATCCTGCTCGCTAGATGTGAGAGTATATATAATCTTTCACAAGTCATATCCAATATTTGGCCTTTACTCAACTCAAGATTAGAGGAGATTGAGAACGCTCAGAAACAAAATGCTTCTCCAAATCCAGCGCTTATTGCAGAAGCTACGAAGCTaaggaagaaattgttgagAGCTGTTGAATCCTATAATATTTTGACCAGACAAATTTCGTCCATGTCACCAAGAAATGCCGcccaaaaaaagattcagCAATCCTTCCAGATagcatcttcaatttttataACCgagaagatattgaaactGAAATCTATTCCAATTATTAGCCCTCGGGTCAATGAGAACAGAGGTTCAAATGAGAGTACTCCCGAAGTCCAAAAACTTTCGGATATTGTATTCAATGACCTCAcaataaaagaaataaaagttTGTCGTGAAGAGTTAATGGTGCTTAAGGAACAGAAGTTTCTAGTAGAATCTATGATAGAAAATgcgaaaaaacaaagaaagtTTGATGAAATAGCTGTGCTAGATCGAAACTTATTGGAATTAAAAGGTAAAATcgaagaaattcaaaacagGCTCGGTGAACAAGGTTTCCATTGA